The DNA window GCTTAATCGAAAGACCTTTCTTTCCACACTCGGAAAGCTCATTCCACCATGGCACAGAGCTGATATTTCCCTTGGCAGCTGGGAACACAGTCTCACCACCTTCTTCAACATCTGAGCTGTATCATGAGAACCAAAAAGCATGCAGCTTTAACATCTGTCTTCATATCCGTGAAGAATTGAAGTTAATCAGCAACTAAATTCACTTACAGGTACATCAGTACTGTCGCTATACGCTGGCCCCCGTTCTGTGTGTTAAATTCATCCAAAAAGTAGTCATAATGAGGCTCATACTTTTGTCCAACTTCATAGTGGAGAACTTGAAGTCCTTCACCCTGCTCTGTATAATATGAAACATTGTTTATGTTATGGTTTCTTCAAGTACACCAATGAAGAATAACATATTAATTTTAGCACCACAATCCAGATAGAGGAACACAAAACATGTGGGAGTGATAGAATCTAGAGCTAATACACATATGTTATTTTAAGTAAAATCAAATCATTGATTTAATTTCATCAAACAATGAAAAATCATACAAAAAAAGGAGGTCATAGATAAGAATACATACCTACAGGTATAAAAGTAAAATCAGCAATTCTCTTCTCTATATTCCTCACAACTTTATCACGTCCTCTGGCTAGAAAAGTACCAGAGCTTGTCCTTACTCTGaatgaaaaaaagaatttgTTCAAACAAGGTTCAGCATCGGCGAGTGTCAAGGGAAACATAAACAAGAAACGGATATTTATTTTCGATATCTAACCTGCTGTCTTTACTCTTCCCAGTTGTACTATCTACAACGGATGACTTATGCATATTTGGCTTCGCTATATTGATTAGATATTCACATTCTGCTTTGGTCTGCTCAGATTAATCAGCTAAGTTTCAGTATTTGGAAAGTGTATAGATTGTAATAGTGTATTACATTACATTAATACTACAATAGAGCATGGACCTTAGACAATAATTTAATACAATATAGCCACATTATGCCAAAAGTCAAAGGTAGATTCAGATTCCAGAAATAACATCTTGATGAGTTATAATCACTCATATATTGCAGAAGTGATTTTTGAATCTGATTTTACACTCCCCTACTaaacaacaataaacaaaaaCCT is part of the Arachis duranensis cultivar V14167 chromosome 1, aradu.V14167.gnm2.J7QH, whole genome shotgun sequence genome and encodes:
- the LOC107476205 gene encoding probable prolyl 4-hydroxylase 10; this translates as MAKPRYSRFQPARKTTSSSSMILTSLLIFTFLVLILLALGFLSIPTASNHHVSKPNDLTHIAHNTLHTAEDDDGNGEHWIEVVSWEPRAFIYHNFLTKAECEYLINIAKPNMHKSSVVDSTTGKSKDSRVRTSSGTFLARGRDKVVRNIEKRIADFTFIPVEQGEGLQVLHYEVGQKYEPHYDYFLDEFNTQNGGQRIATVLMYLSDVEEGGETVFPAAKGNISSVPWWNELSECGKKGLSIKPKRGDALLFWSMKPDATLDPSSLHGGCPVIKGDKWSCTKWMRINEYKIN